In Lascolabacillus massiliensis, a single genomic region encodes these proteins:
- a CDS encoding Gfo/Idh/MocA family protein: MKIKSSSMSRRNFLAVSGAIAGTSVINRKSQLFAANVTALKHSAVKTKLALVGLGVRGVGMWGKDVLKDYSDYAEFVGFCDHNPGRLEVGSKMIGSDCPTYTDFEKMMLETKPDVLIITTDDNTHDYFAKKGMEMGADIICEKPMAIDEKKIQTIIDAEKRTGKNFRVTFNYRYSPHRAKMWEILRAGEIGELTSIDFHWYLDTSHGADYFRRWHRLREKSGSLLVHKASHHFDLLNWWIDSDPESVYALGDLNFYGKKGTFRAENCRNCNHTKVCNFYYDIMKNETNKRLYVDNEKYDGYFRDGCVFRNDVNIFDKMAATIKYMNGVQVSYSLTAYSPYEGYRIAFNGTKGRMDAWIQESNPTTEVNFDEIVLYKNFSKREYIRIEQGSGHGGGDKLLRDQIFIPGTKDPLKQTAGVRDGALACLIGIAARKSIDSKEIVYIKDLTTINPNINKI, from the coding sequence ATGAAAATCAAAAGTTCATCAATGTCCAGAAGAAATTTCCTTGCTGTATCAGGAGCAATTGCCGGAACTTCTGTTATTAACCGAAAATCTCAGTTGTTTGCTGCAAATGTTACTGCACTAAAACACTCTGCAGTCAAAACTAAATTAGCATTAGTAGGTTTAGGTGTAAGAGGAGTCGGAATGTGGGGAAAAGATGTATTGAAAGACTATTCTGATTATGCAGAATTTGTTGGTTTTTGTGATCACAATCCAGGCAGGTTAGAAGTTGGAAGTAAAATGATTGGATCAGATTGTCCTACATACACCGATTTTGAAAAAATGATGCTTGAAACCAAGCCTGATGTTCTGATTATTACTACTGATGATAATACACATGATTATTTTGCAAAAAAAGGTATGGAGATGGGGGCTGATATAATATGTGAGAAGCCAATGGCAATTGATGAAAAGAAAATTCAAACTATTATTGATGCTGAAAAGAGAACTGGTAAGAACTTCAGAGTGACTTTCAACTATCGCTATTCACCACATAGAGCCAAAATGTGGGAGATTCTTCGTGCAGGAGAAATTGGAGAACTGACCTCAATTGATTTTCACTGGTATCTTGACACCTCTCATGGAGCAGACTATTTCAGAAGATGGCATAGGTTAAGAGAGAAGAGCGGATCACTTTTGGTCCACAAGGCAAGTCATCATTTTGATCTTCTTAACTGGTGGATAGATAGTGATCCTGAAAGTGTTTATGCATTAGGAGACTTAAATTTTTATGGTAAGAAAGGTACATTCAGAGCTGAAAACTGTAGAAATTGTAATCATACAAAAGTGTGTAATTTCTATTATGATATCATGAAGAATGAAACCAACAAAAGGTTATATGTTGATAATGAAAAATATGATGGATATTTTCGTGATGGATGTGTATTCAGAAATGATGTGAACATTTTTGATAAAATGGCTGCAACCATTAAATATATGAATGGGGTTCAAGTTTCATACTCTTTGACTGCCTACTCTCCCTATGAGGGATACAGAATTGCATTTAATGGTACAAAAGGCAGAATGGATGCATGGATTCAGGAATCTAACCCTACTACTGAAGTAAATTTTGATGAAATAGTTTTGTACAAAAATTTTAGTAAAAGAGAATATATACGAATTGAGCAAGGTAGTGGGCATGGTGGTGGAGACAAACTATTGAGAGATCAAATTTTTATCCCCGGTACAAAGGATCCATTAAAACAAACAGCAGGGGTAAGAGATGGTGCTTTGGCGTGCTTGATTGGTATTGCTGCCAGAAAGAGTATTGATTCTAAAGAAATAGTATACATAAAAGATCTCACTACTATAAATCCTAATATTAATAAGATATAG
- a CDS encoding PIG-L deacetylase family protein: MKHLLVLILLFIPFIKAFSLNNTFNDEGKINVIVIGAHPDDADGSTGGTAIKFAELGHNVLFVSLTNGDAGHQSMGGGVLAKRRRTEAEEAAKRFGVKYVVLENHDGELLPTLELRKDVIRLIREWNADIVIGPRPNDYHPDHRNTATVIQDAAYLVIVPNVVTDTPPLKKNPVFLYTQDRFQKPYPFQPDIAIDISDVFDKKIYGMAAHESQYFDWLPWTVGIEAPTGEKERLKWLSSNRERVIAPSVRQSLIKWYGEETGAKVTQAEAFEICEYGTRPSDEEIKRLFPMIK; encoded by the coding sequence ATGAAACACTTATTGGTATTGATTCTGCTTTTTATCCCTTTTATCAAAGCATTTAGTCTGAATAACACATTTAATGATGAGGGCAAGATAAATGTTATAGTAATAGGTGCACACCCTGATGATGCTGACGGATCAACCGGGGGTACTGCAATTAAATTTGCTGAGCTTGGCCATAATGTTCTTTTTGTTTCATTAACCAATGGTGATGCAGGACACCAATCTATGGGTGGTGGTGTATTAGCAAAAAGACGAAGAACAGAAGCAGAAGAGGCAGCTAAAAGATTTGGAGTTAAATATGTTGTACTGGAAAACCACGACGGAGAACTTCTTCCTACTTTGGAATTAAGGAAGGATGTAATCAGGCTAATCCGGGAATGGAATGCTGATATTGTAATTGGTCCCAGACCTAATGATTATCATCCGGATCATAGAAATACAGCAACAGTAATACAGGATGCTGCTTATCTGGTTATTGTACCAAATGTTGTAACAGATACTCCTCCTTTAAAAAAGAATCCTGTTTTCCTTTATACACAGGATAGGTTTCAAAAGCCTTATCCCTTCCAACCTGATATTGCTATAGATATTTCTGATGTATTTGATAAAAAGATATATGGTATGGCTGCGCATGAATCACAATACTTCGACTGGCTTCCCTGGACAGTAGGAATTGAGGCGCCAACAGGAGAAAAAGAGAGATTAAAATGGCTCTCTTCTAATCGAGAGAGAGTAATTGCACCTTCTGTAAGACAGTCACTTATTAAATGGTATGGAGAAGAAACAGGTGCTAAGGTTACTCAAGCTGAAGCTTTCGAAATATGTGAATATGGCACCAGACCAAGTGATGAGGAGATAAAAAGATTATTTCCTATGATAAAGTAA
- a CDS encoding alpha-L-rhamnosidase codes for MKNYKLQHNYKIIVILTTIFVTLSCNSNRLIYVQNLRCEHLANPLGINSRQPRFSWINISDQQGSAQTSYQIIVASEKDILTEDKNDYWNSGKVNSSQNHLITYKGKDLKSGQILYWKVRVWDQNDNVSEWSEPSRLSIGLLTPQDWKASYIGFIDSNITENRSNINSETGSQVLNGFNLTPQFRKQFSVIAPDKKETYLLHINSLGYHEVYLNGKQVSDNVLSPAVSQFNKRSLINTYDVTEFIKSGQNDIIVWLGSGWYTDGLPGVTASGPAFKAQLDKVSNKTISNVIVTDETWTARNSEYERIGNWRSGRYGGEIINGNLETRNLFLESPDELVWNKVSLVDIPVHEVTPQMTEPNRIKDTISPISAVRLSENTYLIDMGTTISGWFEITFPELEKNQEIIMEFSDHLTNDGEIYWQGQIDKYIASGSGTEHFINKFNYHGFRYVKITNLNQEPKLSDIKAHFIHTDFESTSSFISSDEDLNQIHDMISYTLRNVGLGGYLVDCPQIERLGYGGDGNASTITAQTMFNLAPMYNNWIQAWGDVIREDGGMPHTAPNPYSAGGGPYWCGFIISASWNTYKNYADKRILEKYYPVMLKWLEYVDRYCIDGLLKKWPNTDYRNWYLGDWATPEGVGDPNHLDEASVDLVSNCYLSVCLNQMEEIASVLGKEEDKKKFSEKKAELNRKIHENFYNAADGYYATGSQIDIIFPMLCGAAPEELHENLIEILVKRTAEKFNGHLNTGLVGIPVMMERAATANKPNFVYSMLKKKSYPGYLYMIENGATTTWEHWNGNRSRIHNCFNGVGQWFYQVVGGIRIVDNIPAYKKFLIDPQIPEGVTWAKTSQMTPYGMIEVNWELFETRMQLDVKVPVGATGILQIPEYTSEVIVNSEIIFSRSLGVSNPVDQFELSSGNHTIEFRF; via the coding sequence ATGAAAAACTATAAGTTACAACATAATTATAAAATTATTGTCATCTTAACAACAATATTTGTCACTTTGAGTTGCAATTCAAATCGATTGATTTACGTTCAGAATCTAAGATGTGAACATTTAGCTAACCCATTGGGAATTAATAGCAGGCAACCTAGATTCAGTTGGATAAACATATCTGATCAACAGGGTTCAGCCCAAACATCGTATCAAATAATAGTTGCATCTGAAAAAGATATTTTAACTGAGGATAAGAATGATTATTGGAATTCCGGAAAAGTCAATTCTTCTCAAAACCATCTAATTACCTACAAAGGGAAAGATCTAAAGTCGGGTCAGATACTATATTGGAAAGTAAGAGTATGGGATCAAAATGATAATGTATCTGAATGGAGTGAACCGTCAAGATTGAGCATTGGTCTTCTCACTCCACAAGATTGGAAAGCTTCATATATTGGATTTATTGATAGTAATATAACTGAAAACAGATCAAATATAAACTCAGAAACCGGTAGTCAGGTATTAAATGGATTTAATCTTACCCCTCAATTTAGAAAACAGTTCTCAGTAATTGCTCCAGATAAAAAAGAGACATATTTACTTCATATAAACTCACTTGGATATCATGAAGTATACCTCAACGGTAAACAAGTGAGCGATAATGTTTTATCACCCGCCGTTTCACAGTTTAATAAACGTTCGCTGATAAACACATATGATGTAACTGAATTTATAAAATCGGGGCAAAATGACATTATTGTTTGGTTAGGGAGTGGTTGGTACACAGACGGGTTACCAGGTGTTACAGCTAGTGGACCGGCATTTAAGGCTCAATTAGATAAAGTATCAAATAAAACAATCAGTAATGTTATAGTTACAGATGAAACATGGACAGCCCGTAATAGTGAATATGAGAGAATCGGCAATTGGAGGTCTGGCAGATATGGAGGAGAAATAATTAATGGAAACCTTGAAACAAGAAATCTTTTTCTTGAATCCCCTGATGAGTTAGTTTGGAACAAAGTATCTCTTGTTGATATCCCAGTACATGAAGTAACTCCTCAGATGACAGAGCCCAACAGAATAAAAGATACAATTAGCCCAATTTCTGCAGTAAGGTTATCTGAAAATACTTATTTAATTGATATGGGAACTACCATTTCAGGATGGTTTGAAATCACATTTCCAGAATTGGAAAAGAACCAGGAAATAATAATGGAATTCTCAGATCACTTGACTAATGATGGTGAAATATATTGGCAGGGACAGATTGACAAATATATTGCTTCAGGCAGTGGTACTGAACATTTTATAAACAAGTTCAACTATCATGGTTTCCGTTATGTGAAAATTACAAATCTTAATCAGGAGCCTAAATTATCAGATATAAAGGCTCATTTTATACATACCGACTTTGAATCTACTTCTTCGTTCATATCCTCTGATGAAGATCTGAATCAAATTCATGATATGATTTCATATACTCTACGTAATGTTGGTTTAGGCGGTTATCTGGTTGATTGCCCTCAAATTGAAAGACTGGGTTATGGTGGTGATGGTAATGCTTCTACTATTACAGCTCAAACAATGTTTAATCTAGCACCTATGTATAACAATTGGATACAAGCATGGGGAGATGTAATTAGAGAAGATGGAGGCATGCCTCATACAGCGCCTAATCCTTATAGTGCCGGAGGTGGTCCATACTGGTGTGGGTTTATAATTTCAGCTTCATGGAATACATATAAAAATTATGCTGATAAGAGGATATTAGAGAAATATTACCCTGTAATGTTAAAATGGCTGGAGTATGTTGACAGATATTGTATAGATGGGCTACTTAAAAAATGGCCAAATACAGACTACAGAAACTGGTATCTAGGAGATTGGGCTACTCCTGAGGGTGTTGGTGATCCTAACCATTTGGATGAAGCATCTGTGGATTTAGTGAGTAATTGCTATTTATCAGTATGTTTAAATCAAATGGAAGAGATTGCCTCAGTACTGGGTAAAGAAGAGGATAAGAAAAAATTTTCAGAAAAGAAGGCTGAATTAAACAGAAAAATTCATGAGAATTTTTACAATGCTGCAGATGGGTATTATGCAACAGGCTCTCAGATCGATATAATATTTCCTATGCTTTGTGGAGCTGCTCCTGAAGAATTACATGAAAACTTAATTGAGATACTTGTTAAAAGGACAGCTGAGAAGTTCAATGGACACCTTAATACAGGTTTGGTGGGAATCCCTGTGATGATGGAACGGGCAGCAACTGCTAATAAACCAAATTTTGTTTACTCAATGTTAAAAAAGAAATCTTATCCCGGATATCTTTATATGATTGAGAATGGGGCAACTACTACATGGGAGCATTGGAATGGCAATAGAAGTAGAATTCACAATTGTTTTAATGGCGTTGGACAGTGGTTCTATCAGGTTGTTGGAGGTATACGTATAGTAGATAATATCCCAGCGTATAAGAAATTCTTAATTGACCCTCAAATTCCTGAAGGTGTTACATGGGCAAAAACTTCACAGATGACTCCATATGGTATGATTGAAGTCAATTGGGAACTTTTTGAGACAAGAATGCAACTGGATGTAAAAGTTCCTGTTGGAGCAACTGGAATATTGCAGATTCCTGAATATACTTCTGAGGTGATAGTTAACAGTGAAATTATATTTTCTCGTTCACTGGGCGTTTCAAATCCTGTAGATCAATTTGAACTGAGTTCCGGTAACCACACTATTGAATTCAGGTTTTAA
- a CDS encoding ChbG/HpnK family deacetylase, with translation MTLLIFICSTTSLISQNTRLIVRADDLGASRSINLAIIKSYKEGIVRSAEVIVPGPWFEEAVKLANEYPNLDIGVHITLTSEWSNIKWRPLTKVESITDENGYFFPFVWPNGSYPRGSIMENDWKIDEIEREVRAQIETAIKRIPHVSHISTHMGCLSFSDETNELLYKLAKEYNLNIISNQTTNVINFPRWSGSQLSKEQKLKNLTNNIKSLNTGAYLLIEHPAFDDTESQGMGHIGYENVAEDREGVTYSFTHDAVKSVIKEKNIELISYKDFFSSQK, from the coding sequence TTGACACTTTTAATTTTTATCTGTTCCACAACATCATTAATAAGTCAGAATACACGACTAATAGTAAGAGCAGATGATCTTGGTGCATCACGTTCAATTAATTTGGCAATTATAAAATCTTATAAGGAGGGAATCGTACGTTCAGCAGAGGTTATAGTGCCAGGTCCCTGGTTCGAAGAAGCTGTCAAATTGGCCAATGAGTATCCAAACCTGGATATAGGTGTACATATTACTTTAACAAGTGAATGGTCGAATATAAAATGGCGTCCTCTTACTAAAGTAGAAAGTATTACAGATGAAAACGGTTATTTCTTTCCATTTGTTTGGCCAAATGGGAGTTATCCGAGAGGTAGTATAATGGAGAATGATTGGAAAATTGATGAAATAGAAAGGGAAGTCAGAGCACAAATTGAGACAGCTATAAAACGTATACCACATGTCTCACATATTTCTACTCACATGGGTTGTCTTAGTTTTTCAGATGAAACTAATGAACTTTTATATAAGTTGGCAAAAGAATATAATCTTAATATAATTTCCAACCAAACTACTAATGTCATAAACTTTCCACGATGGAGTGGAAGTCAATTAAGCAAAGAACAGAAATTAAAGAATTTAACAAATAATATAAAATCATTAAATACTGGAGCTTATCTATTAATTGAACATCCTGCATTTGATGATACAGAGTCACAAGGTATGGGACACATCGGATATGAGAATGTTGCAGAAGATAGAGAGGGAGTCACATATTCTTTTACTCATGATGCCGTAAAGTCTGTTATAAAAGAAAAAAATATTGAATTAATATCATATAAAGATTTTTTTAGTAGTCAAAAATAG
- a CDS encoding alpha-L-rhamnosidase — MSCFLKPISIATFLLIIFCNFSNGQNLNKSISFKPVDLQTDYLESPLGIDNPNPRLRWRIEDNRDGAKQTAYRLIVGTNPEKVDNISGNTPVSGSYDGISWDTGVIKSDNQLIKYTGVNLLPFTKYYWKVIIWDDNMNVSISEISRFETGMMDMSNWNGNWISDGRDIHYKPAPYFRKKFKSEKEIESARVYIAVAGLYELYINGEKIGNQRLDPMYTRFDRRNLYVTHDVTSQLQKGENAIGVILGNGWYNHQSLGVWDFERAPWRNRPAFCLDLRITYTDGTVEIIPTDLSWVKSDSPVIFNSIYTAEHYDANLEKTGWSEPGFDDSNWEGVRLRSAPSTNITAQQLRPIRNVKMLPAVDFKKINDSTYLYDFGQNMSGVTKINISGIKGTKVKIKHGERLDKSGRLDLANINVYYRGDNDSDPFQTDVLILSGEREDEFMAKFNYKGFRYAEVTANNAIELNSKSLTAYFMHSDVPQRGKIETSSELINRLWWATNNAYLSNLMGYPTDCPQREKNGWTGDGHFAIETALYNFDGITIYEKWIADHRDEQQPNGVLPDIIPTGGWGYGTANGLDWTSTIAIIPWEIYRFYGDSKLLYDSYENIKRYVNYVDRTSPDGLTTWGRGDWVPVKSRSNLELTSSVYFYVDTKILANAAKLFGKESDYIYYSTLADKIKKAINDKFLNRETGIYASGTQTELSVPLHWKVVPEEFIPLVASNLAKKVEEADYHLDVGVLGAKALLNALSENGFSNVAYKVAVQDTYPSWGWWIVNGATTLLENWDLEAERDISDNHMMFGEIGAWFFKGLGGIYPDDKQPGFKHIRLRPHFEKELGQFRAEFNSLFGTIISDWRWDANYVVYNVVVPPNCSATFYLPENAKIQGTDSKGLDKIALESGSYTFKLSLP, encoded by the coding sequence ATGAGTTGTTTTCTTAAGCCTATATCAATTGCAACGTTCTTATTAATTATTTTCTGTAATTTTTCAAATGGACAAAATCTAAATAAGAGCATTTCATTTAAACCCGTTGATCTTCAAACTGATTACCTCGAATCTCCTTTAGGAATTGATAATCCTAATCCCAGATTAAGATGGCGAATTGAAGATAATAGAGATGGTGCAAAACAGACAGCTTATAGATTGATTGTGGGTACTAATCCTGAAAAGGTTGATAACATTAGTGGAAATACACCAGTTTCTGGAAGTTATGATGGGATAAGCTGGGATACTGGAGTAATAAAGTCAGATAATCAGTTAATCAAGTATACTGGGGTAAATCTTTTGCCTTTTACCAAATATTACTGGAAAGTAATTATTTGGGATGATAATATGAATGTGAGTATTTCTGAGATCAGTAGATTCGAGACTGGTATGATGGATATGTCAAACTGGAATGGTAATTGGATAAGTGATGGAAGAGATATTCATTATAAACCTGCGCCTTATTTTCGTAAAAAATTTAAATCAGAAAAAGAGATTGAGTCTGCACGGGTATATATAGCAGTAGCAGGACTTTATGAATTATACATAAATGGGGAGAAGATAGGTAATCAACGATTGGACCCGATGTATACACGTTTTGATAGAAGAAATCTCTACGTTACACATGATGTTACTTCGCAATTGCAAAAAGGAGAAAATGCTATTGGAGTAATACTTGGCAACGGTTGGTATAACCATCAATCTCTCGGTGTATGGGATTTTGAAAGAGCTCCATGGAGAAACAGACCGGCTTTTTGTCTTGACTTACGAATTACATACACCGATGGAACTGTTGAAATTATACCAACCGATTTGAGCTGGGTTAAATCAGACAGCCCAGTTATTTTTAACAGCATTTACACTGCCGAGCATTATGATGCAAATCTTGAGAAGACTGGGTGGAGTGAACCAGGGTTTGATGATTCAAATTGGGAGGGAGTAAGACTGAGATCTGCACCTTCTACCAACATAACTGCACAGCAACTGAGACCAATCAGAAATGTAAAAATGCTTCCTGCGGTTGATTTCAAAAAAATAAACGATAGCACATATCTCTACGACTTTGGCCAGAATATGTCCGGAGTAACAAAAATAAATATCTCTGGCATAAAGGGTACAAAAGTAAAAATAAAACATGGTGAAAGGCTTGATAAATCTGGTCGGCTTGATTTAGCTAATATAAATGTTTATTACCGCGGTGATAATGATTCAGACCCATTTCAAACTGATGTGTTGATACTTAGCGGAGAGAGGGAAGATGAATTTATGGCTAAATTTAATTATAAAGGCTTTCGATATGCTGAAGTTACTGCAAATAATGCTATAGAGCTAAACAGTAAAAGTCTTACAGCATATTTTATGCATAGTGACGTCCCTCAAAGAGGCAAGATTGAAACTTCAAGTGAATTGATTAATCGTCTGTGGTGGGCTACTAACAATGCTTATTTATCCAATCTGATGGGTTATCCCACTGATTGTCCACAGCGTGAAAAGAATGGGTGGACGGGTGATGGTCATTTTGCAATAGAGACAGCTCTTTACAACTTTGATGGAATAACAATTTATGAGAAATGGATTGCTGATCACAGAGACGAACAGCAGCCTAATGGTGTTTTACCTGATATAATTCCAACAGGTGGATGGGGATATGGAACAGCTAACGGGCTTGACTGGACAAGTACTATAGCCATTATTCCATGGGAAATATACCGCTTCTATGGTGACAGTAAACTATTGTATGACAGTTATGAGAATATAAAGAGATATGTTAACTATGTAGATAGGACTAGCCCCGACGGACTAACCACTTGGGGAAGAGGTGACTGGGTTCCCGTTAAATCCAGATCTAATCTTGAGTTAACATCATCTGTTTACTTTTATGTAGACACCAAAATATTGGCAAATGCTGCAAAATTGTTTGGGAAAGAGAGTGATTACATCTATTATTCTACTTTAGCCGATAAGATTAAAAAAGCAATAAATGATAAGTTCCTAAATCGTGAAACGGGTATTTATGCAAGTGGAACTCAGACTGAACTTAGTGTTCCACTTCATTGGAAAGTTGTACCTGAAGAATTTATCCCTCTTGTTGCTTCCAATCTTGCAAAGAAGGTAGAAGAGGCAGACTATCACCTTGATGTTGGGGTATTAGGTGCTAAAGCTCTTTTAAATGCATTGAGCGAAAATGGGTTTTCTAATGTAGCTTATAAAGTAGCAGTACAAGACACCTACCCTTCTTGGGGCTGGTGGATTGTAAATGGAGCTACAACGCTTTTGGAGAACTGGGATCTTGAAGCAGAAAGAGATATCTCCGATAATCATATGATGTTTGGCGAAATTGGAGCCTGGTTCTTCAAAGGTTTGGGAGGCATTTATCCAGATGATAAACAGCCTGGGTTTAAACATATAAGACTGAGGCCTCACTTTGAAAAAGAGCTGGGGCAATTCAGGGCAGAATTTAATTCTCTGTTTGGTACTATTATTTCTGACTGGAGATGGGATGCTAACTATGTAGTATATAATGTTGTTGTGCCTCCAAATTGTAGCGCTACATTTTATTTGCCCGAAAATGCTAAAATTCAAGGTACTGACAGTAAAGGTCTTGACAAAATTGCTCTCGAGTCAGGAAGCTATACTTTTAAATTATCATTACCATAG
- a CDS encoding tagaturonate epimerase family protein, with product MIKLGKYSFGVGDRFTFQGKAQLAAIISAAEEGLEITPVWNKSNREHIYVGTTSADTRKEADEAVKALKYRGRYFVDADHINKDTVSNYVDTSDFFTLDVANYIGKECAKKEIDLFVESCRKYIGQLNIPGIKYPLSITKELLHEIGRKFLIATQQASEIYAYLEKEKGKGNFITEVSMDEVDSPQTPIELLFILKMLADKCVFVQTIAPKFTGRFNKGIDYSGNLEQFSKEFEEDILIIDYAIKEFGLPYDLKLSVHSGSDKFSIYPIIQSILIKYNKGLHVKTAGTTWLEEIIGLSVAGGGGLKIAKKIYENAFNRREELCTPYADVIDIDPNFLPSVKEVNGWSGEKFSDTLRHIPDHPEYNPNFRQLIHVAYPVAAQMGDEFRDLLIKHADIIGAGVKENIYERHLKKLFYK from the coding sequence ATGATAAAATTAGGAAAATATAGTTTCGGTGTTGGTGATCGTTTTACATTTCAGGGGAAAGCACAACTTGCGGCAATTATTAGTGCAGCTGAGGAAGGATTAGAGATAACACCTGTATGGAACAAGTCAAACAGGGAGCATATATATGTAGGCACTACTTCGGCTGACACTCGTAAAGAAGCTGATGAAGCAGTAAAAGCACTGAAGTATAGAGGAAGATATTTTGTAGATGCAGATCATATAAATAAAGATACTGTTTCAAATTATGTAGATACTTCAGATTTTTTCACTCTTGATGTAGCAAATTATATTGGGAAAGAATGTGCTAAAAAGGAAATTGATCTTTTTGTTGAGTCCTGCAGAAAGTATATCGGGCAATTGAATATTCCCGGAATTAAATATCCATTAAGTATTACAAAAGAGCTTTTACATGAAATAGGTCGTAAATTTCTTATTGCAACGCAACAAGCATCAGAAATATATGCATACCTGGAAAAAGAAAAAGGTAAAGGGAACTTCATTACAGAGGTTTCAATGGATGAGGTTGACTCACCTCAAACTCCTATAGAGTTGTTGTTCATATTAAAAATGTTAGCAGATAAGTGCGTTTTTGTTCAAACTATTGCTCCCAAATTTACAGGCAGATTTAATAAGGGCATAGATTACTCTGGGAATCTTGAACAGTTTTCAAAAGAATTTGAAGAGGATATTCTGATAATCGATTATGCTATAAAAGAGTTCGGTTTACCTTATGATCTTAAACTCAGCGTTCATTCAGGTAGTGATAAGTTCTCAATTTACCCTATCATCCAAAGCATATTAATTAAATATAACAAAGGATTACATGTTAAAACTGCAGGAACAACCTGGCTCGAAGAGATTATTGGATTATCTGTTGCTGGTGGTGGTGGCCTTAAAATTGCTAAAAAGATATATGAGAACGCATTTAATCGCCGCGAAGAACTTTGTACTCCCTATGCAGATGTTATTGATATTGATCCTAACTTTCTGCCTTCAGTTAAGGAAGTAAATGGTTGGTCTGGTGAAAAGTTTTCCGATACACTACGTCATATTCCTGATCATCCGGAATATAATCCGAACTTCAGGCAGCTTATTCATGTGGCTTACCCAGTAGCTGCACAAATGGGTGATGAATTCCGTGATCTACTTATAAAACATGCTGATATAATTGGAGCAGGTGTTAAAGAGAATATTTATGAAAGGCACCTAAAGAAGTTGTTTTACAAATAG